The Hypanus sabinus isolate sHypSab1 unplaced genomic scaffold, sHypSab1.hap1 scaffold_62, whole genome shotgun sequence DNA window TGAGAAAAGATGTTCCCACAAGAGGTGGTGATGCGGATGTACCTTTAGTAGATCCTTGGGAGAGGTTGGTCTAAACTGACGTCCACAATCGGGAGAAAAGGTGCCCACATGGTGACTGGGTACTGGGGAGTGAGAAATGTCACACAGGTGGAGTGATGGAGATAGTCACTCACGGGGAAGGGCAGAGGAGGCCAATCTCACAGCAGCATTCCTAAACCTTTCACTGGGAAAGTCAGCTCACACTCTCTTGTCCCTCAACGGGAGAAGGGTGGGAAGTTCCTGCATCCCTCCTTGAAGTCAGTGTTGGCATGGGTGTCattaacagtgagaaggaacaatGTCAATGGACGTCTCACAGGAAGCGAGAAACGGCCATTCCTGTTACTACCATTAAACGAATGGCTATTGTTCATGGTCTGATTAAGTCTCCAAATCCCATCAGAAAGAACCACAGAACCCTCTTGTCCTTGTGGAATTACTGACCGGTCCACTGGTCATTTGTCACAATTTTTCGCAATCTGATTTACTTCGATTTTACCCAATTTCCTTagcattgaaacaacacaatggaacagtttcacatttcagagtgagagagaaatctGGTTACCTCAACTCCTGACACTTGTGTAGCACGGATCCCAGCCGCTGTATTCCTTCAAACTGAATGCGGCAGTTCCAAAAACAGAGGTGTTTTATGGTATCACAGAGTccaatgacatgagacaggaccacgcagtcaatcggggtcagtggcATTTCACGGAATGAAAGTacttccacagatcccagtgtttcctgagccagtccacgattttGAGACTCAAACAGATAGTGCAATGCGTTCAGGAgtctccttttaccagcttcactcccaGTGTTTCCTCTCTGGCGTTtaaactcctccctcacccaatcAATCACTcggcaggttgtttcatgaggaaatgggcccagaaactcctccaggcacCGAGTTGTCATTGGTGAGGAGAGACCAGCAATAAAACGGAGAAATAtgtcaaatcgcccatctgtcgtgttgtgggcttcagtgaggaatttcaggatatccccgggatgtatagtcaggaattgtgcgactgcagctacaaactcttggatagtgaggtgtgggaatgtgtacaccacactCAGgccagaatcctctctctccgaAAGCTCCATCacgaacccggacaggaactgtgaaggctgcagattgtacttgatcaaatctccatctgtaaacacaatcttcttcccggacactcctctgaaggccatctcaccaaccctgagtaacacatcacgggggttctcaatcttaCGGCCGTGgcttttcaggatgttgtaaatatagtaggagtacagttgggtgatggtcttgggaactcgttgcgggtccctgactctttgtatGAAGAAGGAGCCCAGTGCCAGAgcaaggatccagcagtaggaggggttgtagctcatggtgtacaggatctcgttctccttcacataattgaaaacagcttccgccaccgtctgttcttcaaaatgtctgatgaaatattccttccgttcctcatcaacaaatcccaggatttcagcccagacaccgatctttgccttttccaataactgtaacgcagtggggcgggttgtcaccagcactgaacaccctgggagcagcttgccctggattaaactatacacaatgtcagacacttcacaccaccactcgggatctgggcactggtgcttgggttctgtatctctccgactgtcagcaaaatcgattctgtgcttgaattcatccaaaccatcgaatataaacaacaatccctctgggttcttccagacctctctcaggatattcccgaagtaaggatactgatccagaatcagttccctcaggtttgttctgcagttaatggtgtttaaatcccggaatttgaaactgaagacaaactggaattgttggtatattttccccgtggcccagtcataaacaatcttttgtaccattgttgttttcccgatccctgggactcccgccactgctgctgaacttccagatttggatttactccgggaaaagctgctctggatcaactgatcagtccggattttttccagctctccgcggagatgtttctctctacactcctcgtggtctctgcctcttgccagcagctcgtgttccaccagtctccgatctcgaactgtagaaatgaccgtgagctcagcgtatcgatcaaccagctggaaaaccttcaccttctccctcatcaggatcgtgttcactctcagtgtttcagtttgtgcccgcagagtctccttgtgtttctgatgaacaccttccatgggaacagagaacatattCAAAATGTTAAATGGCTCATCTGACAAAGAActttataactgcatttcaacattcagtgtttgagattacGTGAATAAATTCAATGTTTCCATGGATATTAGGACAGAAAGAAAAATTCTGTTCACAGACACCGGAATTGACATCAACGGATTTCCTTTAAAATGCCCAATCCTCATTTTTTGGTTCTAGTTATTTGTGGATGTGAACATTCCCCTGAAtgcactttttgaggaagcttaaacaagcatcactcctcactaacatcttaactacgtTATACAGAggtgtggttgagagtgtgctgaccttttgcatcacaacctgtttCTCCAGCGGCAGTACTGCCGACAGAAaaaccttgcagagggtggttaggggagcagagaaagtTATTGgtgtctccctaccttctgtccaagtcctctttcagagtcgatgcctccagaagacatcaTTAaacacccctcacaccctctccatgaactttttgttcttctgccatcaggcaaacgctACAGGAGCATTAAAACCACAAGGccactaaacagcttcctcccacagacagTCAGGCGCTAAATAGCTGCTGGACCTgattctgctttggacacttttcacttgcactggacacttgtaacttgattttaacagacatgtggctgttgtgttttactttttattgttgcgtttactatttattgttgcgtttgttatgtcaTGATTGCATTGCtactgggaaacgctgtctcattctgccctgcagagctgatgtacagttagaatgacaataaagttttcgAATCTTGAATATTCTATTGCAATCCTGACTGCACTCCCGttacacatttcactatatttaaaacattgtttacatcattaaCAGACGATGTTAATGTTGATGTGGTGTGGAAATATGGAGAGCAGGACACTGTGCATTTTGGCAAAGCTGCACATTGGGGAGTCACAGGTGTCCACTGCTCTTGCatcaaaacaggagcagaatACGCGGGAAATACTCAAGTCGGACAGCGTTTTGGGGAGAATCACGGTGAAGTTGTGGATCGATAACCCATCAGAATGACAAGAATGAAAATGGGTAGTTTTCAATCGCAGTGATGGAGGATTGGTGGAAAGATGATATCTCTGTTAATGGAAGAAACCACAAGCGTCTGTCTCAGTGATGTACCTCGTGTTtgtgggagagggtggtgaagtcttGGCAAACGCTATTAATCAGTCTTGCTGTGGAGGTGTCGGGCGCTGTCTTATGAGGCCTCAGTCTGTCAGAGTCAACCGTGGATGTCCTGTCCCTACAAGTCAGGAGACTCCAATatggagaagaagcttttcccgatgtagcaagctccctctctccgtGCATCTAATGAACACAAAGGAACGGCAGACACtgacacagcttggcaccagaggtGTCGCAGGAGATGCCAGTCTGCGTTGAACACCATTTAACATTCACTTAGGGGCTCCAGGTCAAGAATTGTCCCACTGTGTTTACTCCCAAACTCTTCCCCATGCGGGGTACAGTTGAAAAGCAGTGGAGTttggagatcagaattttcctgcTCCTGGGTGAGCTGCCAATCACGGCCGATGAGCCCACCCGAACAAAGCGACTGGCTGTAAGGCATcagtgccccttctcctgtcagaagaAACGCTTTACCAGGCTTAGTGGCTAAAccgcacgtgaaggccaggagctggatagAGGCTACGCGCCaccgggagcatttaataggacGTGGCAGCTCATCCGCACTGCCaacagcccccccccccgccttccgGATAACAATCTTAAGCAACCAAGGGGCACTGTATTATTGACAATCAATCGGTaaataggtttattattgtcacatgcaccactGTAAAATGGAAAACTTTTCTGCATGTGATCCGAACAGATCATTACATCACATCGGTGCAATGAGGTCGTACAAGGAAAAAACGGAACAGGATAGTTCAGGGAAACAGTGTTTCAGTTGCCGAGAAAATgcggtgcaggcagacaataaggtataaggtcaaaggatcattgggaggtCAGCGTTGAGTTTTTTTGGGACTATGTTCCTAAACTGTAGAATTCAACACCTTAaactacagtgctgtgcagaagtctgaggtgtatattaggactGACTCGTTTTGTCTTTTACTTTCTAGTTTGCACTAGAAAATAACTTTATCCCGTTGCGATGCGGTTTGAATGGAATCGTCTGGATGAAAGGTGCtttataaataagttattattattaatattattattattagtagtagtagtatttgttttttttatttttttttaattattattattatcttagCCTAAActagtaaaacctgaggtacaggcttTGCCAAGCACACTCATGTCTCAATTGATAGCAGATATCAGACTATTCTCGTGGTGTATAGTATTGTGTGTTTTCGAGGATTTACGCAAGTATTTCCGTGTGGGCTTAATTTATTAATACTATTCTGTAAAGCCTTTAGGATGATATCAGCTATTGATATAACGATTGGGATAACGAATACCCTGTTCGTGTTCCATAGTCATTCATTTTGtccttttaattcaacatatttctGGCATTTTATTACTAATTCATTTCTGTAAGTTacgtgtgtttggaatggttatatatatttaaaaagttgctTTTGCTTGCTTATTCTGTAAAATTACATTCGAATGCATAATATGAATTACGCTATCTGAAATAATGATCGGACGCAGTATGATATGAAGGACTCCGAGAGGACACTAAAATTGGAGCAGGCTTGTACTGACTGTAAGTTGTGGTGTTTTTCATCAGTTGCAGTTTAAGCAATGTTTTTGTGAATGTTGTCCACCACTTGATTGTGTTTGTGCAAGTAATGAGATTCAGTTAAACTACTGTAGGATCTTGTAAAGTCGGATTGTTTCTAGTTTCTCTTGTAATTTTCAGCATATATCATCTAGAACCTATTGGTCGTTTATTCTGTATTTTTGATAACTACATGTGTTAGCAACCGTGTCCTGTATTGCTACAATGATCTCTTTTGTTTCTGGGAAGagttctccaactctgagccagggaCTCGAcgcttccttgtcgacatctgGTCGGCTCAGATCGTGTGGATGTCTTCCGTGGGGAATCAGACTCTTCCTTTGGTTAGCGTGTTCTACTTTTATGATAGTTTCTTCTTTTTTTCGTTCAGTGATGTGTACCCCTTATCGGATTTGCACATGCGTGTATGGACTGCTGAATCCTGCTTGCATTATGAAAATATGTCAATagagctaattgtggatttcagaaaaggcGAGATGAGGGGACAcagcacaccagtcctcataaagGTATCTGATGTGGAAAGAGTTAGCAATTCCAAATTCCTGGCTGTCAGTATCTCCCaatatctaacctggacccagtatatcgatgcagctacaaagaaggcacagcagtggctatatttcatcaggagttacTGACATCACTCTAATATTTCTACAGTTGTAATTTGCagagcattgtaactggctgcatcaccgtctggttcatGGGGACTACTGTACAGGATCGGAGTaaggcgcacactcaacgattcaacttctctgccatccagtttctgaatggacatcggaCCCATCGATACTGTTTCACTAATCTCTTTTGAAATTtctatttctgcactacttacttaGTTTAATATTTCATATAATCACACAGACATGCATAGCTCTATATGTTCAACTTCCAGGCCCTGAAGCTGCTTTGCTGCTCAGCCAGATCCGCTGTCTGACAGGCCACGTACTTCGCATGGAGGACTCCAGGTTACCGAAAGCAGTACTCTACGGAGAACTCTCTCAGGGCAAGAGAGATCGTGGTGCCCCGCGCAGGAGGTACACGGGCCAAATTAAGCAGAGGCTCTCTCAGGCAAATATGGAGGTCAACGAGTGGCAGCCGCTGATCCATGGAAAAGCCAAGAATTTTGAGGAACCCAGAAGAGCGACTGCTGTAAAGAAGAGGGGATGCAAGAAGGATCCATCTACCCAAGCTCCTGCATCCCAGCTGTCCCTGTGTCCCAACTGCTCCCGAGTCcacagatccagaattggccccGACAGTCACCAACAATCGTGTCATCATCCAGTgccaccaccctcccccccccccccccacacacacacacgcaaacctACTTTGGAAGGGAACAGGATTTAGGGTATGTTCCATGATCATTAATGGTTGGTGGAACCCCGGAATGTCCATTTcgtcaaatccttttgttccccggatctggagtacctggtgctgctgtgtaAACCTTTCTGGCTGCCAAGAGAGTTCCTggctgttattatcacagctgtgtaATAACAACATCCCCCAGTTGTGTGCTATTGTCAGAGAGGGGGGATGATTCCCTTCAGAAATCGGTCAGGAATTCCAAAACCACAAAATTTGCATCAACAGTTCCGTGTGAACAGCAATAGCCGGGTGACCGACTGCTTACATTGCCGGtgatcagcaggagctcaagaaataCAGCTCCGATTTGTGCAAAGTCATCCAGGCAGCGAAAGGACAATACAGAGATCGCATTCAGGCACAGCTCTCCACCAACAACGCACACAGCTTATGGAAAGATCTGCACGCCAATGCAGtgcagtggtgctgccaacatcgctgCCTGTCTCCCAAAGGATCTAAGTCTCTTTACGCTCGGTTCGATATCGCCAACACTGAGACCCCGAGGAGAGCCGACAAAGCGACctgcacattggtcatctctgaggctgaagttcgcaggtgtttccaacgagtggacagtcgcaagcccGCGGGACCGAACGGcgtcccagggcgggtactcaggatgcGCGCGGCACAACTAGCAGTGCATTTACGGATATTTTTTAATCTCACCCTCTCCCAATGTAGagttccctcctgcttcaaatcatccaccattgttcctgtacctaaaacgACTAAGGCAACATGCATGAAGGTCtagcgtcctgtcgcactcacctcagtaataagcaaatgctttgagagtctgGTCATGGACTGCATCTGCAGCTTGTTACCACCCACACTGattcccctacaattcacctaccgacacaaccgatcaatAGATGGCAGAATAGCCACTGCTCTGCACACCTCCttaaacatctggagaagagagatgcttatgtgagaatgatgTTATTAGACTAcattttcagcattcaataccatcattccctccaggcttgacaagaagctcagagacctcggccttcaccctgccttgtgcagctggaacCTGTaattcctgtcagatcgccggcaggtaggaagagtgggctccttcatctctatccctctgaccctcaacacaggaccccctcagggctgtgtcctaagctcccTCCTTTACACTCTTATGCGCATgattgtgtcgccacccacagctccaatctgctaattaaattttcaGGGATACTATATTTATtggccaaatctcaaataataatgagggagcctacacagtggtgtcaagaaaacaacttctccctcagtgtcgcaaaaacaaagaagctggatGCAATGTCGCAaagacaagaggaatggagataggctaacccctcctgatatcaatggatctgggtttgaagcagtgagcagctttaagttcctcggcattcacatcaccgaggacctcacgtggtctgtacacatcaattgtgtggtgaaaaaaggcacaacagcacccctttcacctcagatagAACCACAGAAATGTAGAACATTATAACATAGAAACAgtccttttggtccttcttggctgtggcaaaccatttttctgcccagtcgcactgacctgcacctggccgatatccctccatacacctctcatccataaaCCTGTCCAGGTTTTTTCTTAAAGGTCAAAAATgtgcccgcattcaccacttcatctgccagctcattccacactcccaccactctcttcgTGAAGAAGCACCTTCCCCAAtgtcccctttaaactttcccccttcacccttaaaccatgacctctgtttttctttctcccctagcctcagtggaaaaagcctgcttgtattccctctatttatacccatcataattttatacacctctatcaaccacctctcattctcctacatgccagggaataaagtcctaacctattcaaactttctctgtaacttagtttctgaagtcccagcaacatctttgtaaacgttctctgcactctttcctccttcttaatatccatcctgtaattaggtgaccaaaactgcatacaatactccaaattcggtctcaccaatgtcttatacaacctcaccattacattccaactctcatactcagtactttgaattATATAGGCCAATGTACGAAAAGCTATCTTtaagaccctatctacttgtgacgcaaattttagggaattatgtatctatactcccagatccctctgttctactatttaccttttatgttctagcttggtttgaccttccgaagtgcaatacatcacatttgtctgcattgaactccatctgccatttttcagcccattcctccaaattgtccaaatccctctgcaagctttgaaaaccttcctcactgtcaactacacctccaatctttgtatcatcagcaaatttgctgatcctatttgccacattctcatccagatcattgagatagatgacaaataacaatggacccggcACTGATGCccgtggcacatcactagtcacaggcctccactcacagtagcaatcctccactacgacactctgacttcttccattgagccaatgtctaatccaatatactacctctccatgtatacctagcgactgaatcctCTTAACTAACATCCCATGCGGAACCTTGCAAaagcctttctgaagtccatatataaaacatccactgccttccattcatccactttcctggaaacctccttgaaaaactctaatagattggttaaacatgacctaccacgcacaaagccataccgactttttctaataagtccctgtctatccaaatacctggAGACCCTGTCTCTTAgtgttccttccaataatttacctactaccgatgtcaaacctaccggcctataatttcccgctcttctttttgagccttttttaaacaacggaactacatgagctatccttcaatcctctggcacccaatccgtggatatcgacataATATTTACgccagggcctctgcaatttcaacactagtctccatCAAGGTCCGACGGAACACCCTGTCGGGTcctagggatttatctactctgatttgcctcaagacagcaagcacctcctcctctttaatctttataagttccatgacctccttACTTGTtggccttgtttccatagactccattccagtttccttagtaaatacggatgcaaaacacccgtttaatatctctcccatctcttccgGTTTCATACATAGTCGACCcctctgatcttcaagaagatCAATTTGATCCCTTATtaaccttttgctcttaacatacctgcagAAGTTCTTAAGATTATCGTTCactctgactgccaaagcaacctcatgtcttcttttagccctcctgatttcattcttaagctttttCTTACtgtttttatactcctcaatcTACTTATTTCCTctctgttgcctatacatgttatacatctctctcttcttctttatcagagttccaatatccctcgatagCCAAGGctccttattattatttattttgccttcaaccctgacaggaacatacaagcactgcactctcaaaatttctcctttgaaggcctcccatttaccaatcacatccttgccagagaacaacctgttccAATATACGATTTTTAGAtcccttcaaatttgacctttttcAGTTTTAGAACGTCAACCCGAGGACCATGATCAATTTGAAACTAATGAAGTTATGATCAATGGAACGAAAGTGTTCCCCTAAACACAcatccgtcacctgccctaactcatttcctaataggagatctaatattgtatcctccgtagttggtacatctatatattgatttagaaaactttccagaACACATTTTGCAAACTCtgacccatctagacctttaacagaaTGGGAGtaccaatcaatgtgtggaaaattaaaatcctctaCAATCACaaatttctgtctcctgcagttgccTGTTAcctctctgcagattttctcctccaattctcgctgactattggttagtccataatacaaccctattaatgtgatCATACCTTCCTGTTTcttagctccacccatatggtctCAGTAGACAAAccatctaatctgtcctgccgaagcactgctgtaatatattccctgactagcaaagacACCACGCACCCTTTATCCCTCTGTCCCTATCACGTCTGAAATATTGGAccatggaacactgagctgccagtcctgcaccTGTtgcagccaagtttcagtaatggccatgatgtcataattccatgtgtcaatccaggccctcagttcgtttgcctttcccacaatactccacgCTTTGAAATATACTcgcctcagaagattattacaaCCACACACAAACTTGCTGTTTGTGGCTTTGCATGAACTaccaacatcatttatttttacccagtTCCACTATCTAttttggcactctggttcccatccctctgccaatctagtttaaactcttcccaataacactagcaaacatccttacaagtatattggtccccttgtagttcaagtgcaacccgtctctCATGTACTggccccacctgccccagaagaggtcctgatggtatagaaatctgaaaccctgccccctacaccagtttctcagcctcgtgttcatctgccagagcatcctactcttaccctcactggcacgtggcacaggcagcaaaccGGAGCTTACTACCCTCtatgtcctgcttttcaacttcctaccaagctctctgtactcactcttcaggacatcctgactctttctacctatggcATTAGTACCACGAAAtttggctgatcaccctcccacctcagaatgctgtgcagtCGATCacagacatccctgaccctggcacccgggaggcaacaaaccatccgggagtctctgtcacgactaCAGAAAATCCTGCCTGTACCCACTCTCCTCTTATTTCTAGCTccgttctgcactgcagaaccagaaaaagtgccagagatccggctgccgcagcttgtccctggtactccttccccccaacagtatccaaattggtaAACCTattttggaggggaatggccacagaggaacCCTGCATTAACTGCCCtgtccccttccctcgcctgactgtgccctgttccttaggtgtaactacctcctggaagctgctatctataaactgctcagtcgTTCGAATGTTCCGGAGGTCATCCATCTCCTGcttcagttccctaacgcggtatgttaggagctgcagctggatgcacttcttgcaggtatcgttgACAGGGACACCGGAGGTATcccggacttcccacatcctgcaagaggagcattccaacatcctgcctggcatattctctagtctgaacaaaataaaagataaacagaaaaacagagggttgAGATGGTTGAGGGCGGTTTGGATGGGCCCCTAAATGCTAACgattttctataggggcacaattttgtgcatcctgactggctgcatcactgcctggtgtgggacctgtacttctctcaatcgcaggactctgcaaagaGTTGTGCGGATagcccagtacatctgtagatgtgaacttcctactattcaTGTCATTTCAGAGACGGGGGGTAAAAAGTGCCCGAAGGATCATTCTGGACCCAAGTCTCACCAagtacaaactgttccagctgctaccatctgggaaatggtaccgcagtgTTAAAGAGAGGACCAACAGACTCCGCgacagcttcctccaccaggacatcagactgattatgtcatgctgatacaattctaTTTCTACAATTGTTTACATAAATACACGCTCACCGCACACGCTTTACTGTAATTGTTCTGCTGGCGCAGAAAAACAATTTTCACGAAATGTGTccatgatattaaccctgatcctGAAAATTTTCATCTggctgttgtctcattttttaagaTCTGTTATCCATCATCCTCATACTGTCCTCGTTCATATCAATCTACGCGCGTTCCAGTGCACATGGTGCTTTCCAGAAATTGCTATttaagttcttatttttctttgcataTTTCCGGATCCGTTTCAGAGCAGGATATTATACCAAACCAATACGTCAATATGGGCACAGTGAATGTTCACAACCCTTGTTATATATTTACTGttcagctctgtttggcagattctCTTGATCCTCGATGTAAATTCAAAGTTTGTTCAGCCTTGCAGTAAATTcagattttcttcagccttgaagtaaattttgtGGAAaggttttcctttatcacacgattatctattttctttgcttattGCTATCCTAAATATACGTTTCATAT harbors:
- the LOC132389627 gene encoding NACHT, LRR and PYD domains-containing protein 3-like isoform X2, which gives rise to MDRGRTLKRVGKVLKRCLRGGSSGKDDRDTGIKIPKQGQIESDAPGCSTPTAEVEKMQPRDTNQATGTSTSEATACQPRVSDITDTDQDPGTSTSEATACQPGSSLNTEWSSPQHGAKPEFTISDLLAVGEEYRLYQLTKFYRDRLKQAIEEKVERLGWMLTNEGHFSREENEKVTELTEKGNRTESSRLFLSLVMDKGSRARRVMWESFVTWRTELPKLDRILREIQELGPDPQEYMNIAQGLSELPTQLIGVHQKHKETLRAQTETLRVNTILMREKVKVFQLVDRYAELTVISTVRDRRLVEHELLARGRDHEECREKHLRGELEKIRTDQLIQSSFSRSKSKSGSSAAVAGVPGIGKTTMVQKIVYDWATGKIYQQFQFVFSFKFRDLNTINCRTNLRELILDQYPYFGNILREVWKNPEGLLFIFDGLDEFKHRIDFADSRRDTEPKHQCPDPEWWCEVSDIVYSLIQGKLLPGCSVLVTTRPTALQLLEKAKIGVWAEILGFVDEERKEYFIRHFEEQTVAEAVFNYVKENEILYTMSYNPSYCWILALALGSFFIQRVRDPQRVPKTITQLYSYYIYNILKSHGRKIENPRDVLLRVGEMAFRGVSGKKIVFTDGDLIKYNLQPSQFLSGFVMELSEREDSGLSVVYTFPHLTIQEFVAAVAQFLTIHPGDILKFLTEAHNTTDGRFDIFLRFIAGLSSPMTTRCLEEFLGPFPHETTCRVIDWVREEFKRQRGNTGSEAGKRRLLNALHYLFESQNRGLAQETLGSVEVLSFREMPLTPIDCVVLSHVIGLCDTIKHLCFWNCRIQFEGIQRLGSVLHKCQELRLGGNDLGDSGVKLVSEALRNPECKIQKLRLNDVGLTDSGAEDFASALSTNRTLTELNLSVNKLGDSGVKLVSAALGNPECKMRKLWLWNVGLTDSGAEDLVSALRTNPSLTELDLRSNSLTDRSVSTLRHLILTVPSLANIELWSNHFSETGEMELKSLQELRPGLTVNL
- the LOC132389627 gene encoding NACHT, LRR and PYD domains-containing protein 3-like isoform X1 — encoded protein: MDRGRTLKRVGKVLKRCLRGGSSGKDDRDTGIKIPKQGQIESDAPGCSTPTAEVEKMQPRDTNQATGTSTSEATACQPRVSDITDTDQDPGTSTSEATACQPRVSDITDTDQDPGTSTSEATACQPGSSLNTEWSSPQHGAKPEFTISDLLAVGEEYRLYQLTKFYRDRLKQAIEEKVERLGWMLTNEGHFSREENEKVTELTEKGNRTESSRLFLSLVMDKGSRARRVMWESFVTWRTELPKLDRILREIQELGPDPQEYMNIAQGLSELPTQLIGVHQKHKETLRAQTETLRVNTILMREKVKVFQLVDRYAELTVISTVRDRRLVEHELLARGRDHEECREKHLRGELEKIRTDQLIQSSFSRSKSKSGSSAAVAGVPGIGKTTMVQKIVYDWATGKIYQQFQFVFSFKFRDLNTINCRTNLRELILDQYPYFGNILREVWKNPEGLLFIFDGLDEFKHRIDFADSRRDTEPKHQCPDPEWWCEVSDIVYSLIQGKLLPGCSVLVTTRPTALQLLEKAKIGVWAEILGFVDEERKEYFIRHFEEQTVAEAVFNYVKENEILYTMSYNPSYCWILALALGSFFIQRVRDPQRVPKTITQLYSYYIYNILKSHGRKIENPRDVLLRVGEMAFRGVSGKKIVFTDGDLIKYNLQPSQFLSGFVMELSEREDSGLSVVYTFPHLTIQEFVAAVAQFLTIHPGDILKFLTEAHNTTDGRFDIFLRFIAGLSSPMTTRCLEEFLGPFPHETTCRVIDWVREEFKRQRGNTGSEAGKRRLLNALHYLFESQNRGLAQETLGSVEVLSFREMPLTPIDCVVLSHVIGLCDTIKHLCFWNCRIQFEGIQRLGSVLHKCQELRLGGNDLGDSGVKLVSEALRNPECKIQKLRLNDVGLTDSGAEDFASALSTNRTLTELNLSVNKLGDSGVKLVSAALGNPECKMRKLWLWNVGLTDSGAEDLVSALRTNPSLTELDLRSNSLTDRSVSTLRHLILTVPSLANIELWSNHFSETGEMELKSLQELRPGLTVNL